The following DNA comes from Candidatus Babeliales bacterium.
AAGAAATAATTTTTAGTAAAAAACAACTTCATATATTTGACTCGCTTCCCCCGGAAATAAAAAATAAAATACAACCATATCTTTGTTTTATATGTGGTAATGGAGGAGCAGATCGTAATTATCGTATATCATATTTTAAACGAAGAAAAATTTCTGTATTTAATTTTTGTGAACATATAATTAAAAAAGTGGTTGTTTCAAATTCTCCCTATATTTTATCAATTGCTGGGCTATTTCTTTATTTTAAGTATTGTGTTAATCCTGTATGGGATGATATATCTAACCTTATTCAAGAGAGAAATAATCGTTTAATGAGTAGTGTAGCAGAAACTAATCGTGTTTTAGATATTGTGGAACAATTAAACTTTATAAAGCACACAGGACCGCTCATGAGGCCTACTTTTGTAAGTGAATATTGTGGAAGTTACAGTGAATTATCAAGGAGATTAGTACCATTATTTCCTTTATTTTTTATTCTTCCTGGAATGACAATCTATTATGATTATAATTATATAAAGACTATCTATAGGTTATTAGAAGTGACTATTGCTTTCGGTTCCGTCAGCTTTTTTCTTTCAGTAATTTCATCTCCTCTTTTATATATAATAACAACTAATAACATTTTAAGTTTAGTTCTATTTCTAGGTGTTGTTAGTACGTTTGTGACATTATCAATTCACGATTTTCTTTCCTGGGAATTTAAAAAAATTAATTTTGCTAAAGAATCGCTCTTAGATTTATTGAATGATCCTACTATTGAAATTAAAGATGTTTGAAAATGGAAAGCCAATTTTTTAAGCTATTAAAAAAATAAGATATAGTTATTGTATAAATATAATAACTATATCTTATTCAGTAGAGTTGGTATGAAACAAAAATTATCAATTTTTATCTGTATCCTTGGCGTATTGCTGTGCATATCGCTAGCGCAATCAGAAGGGTTTGCTGCAGATACATTGGTATATACTCAAAACGGCATAGTTCCTGTCAAATGTATTGTAATTGGTGATAATGTTGGAATGTACGGAATGTACGATATCATTTGGAGGCATCGTTACAGAAATACATCACTGTAATGTAGATCGTTTTATAAAAATAATTGTTACTAATGACTGTATATGTTCTGCATCAGATCAAAAATTTTATCTAGCTGATAAAAACAGATGGATTTGTGCTGATGAATTAATTGTATCAGATAAACTTTTATGTGGTGATGGCAACGTTGTTTGTATTGATATGATTGAAATTGTGTATCAACAGCAAGAAATGTATGCATTGTCGGTAGAAAAAAGTCATTTATTTTATGTTGGTCATGCAGGAATTATTGCACATAATATAGAACCAGTCAGTTCAACAACCGCTGTTGTTGCAGTACTTTCGTTTATATGTCCTCCGGCAGGAGCTGCTGTAATAGTTGGAGAAATTATAGCATTTGGTTTTGTTGGTCTTGGATGTTATTGTGCACATAAAAAAACTTCAAAAAAATAAACAGTATAATAGATATCCTCTGCAAGATCGCATAGCCAATGCATGTAATTGTGGAGGAAAGCCGCCAAAGCATGAAGATGATAAGGAAGAACATCCGAATGGCATTTACGAAAATGCTAAATATCATCATAAAAATAGTAATGGATGTAAAAATGTTTGTCCTAAAGATGGACAATGGTGTTTAGATAATTCATTTTCAGTGGGAGATTCTGTACATCGAATTAGCATAGAAGACGGCATGTTTGTTATATTAAAACAAACTGCTCCACGAAAATTTCATGGTTATATCATCAAAACCTGGGGAGAATTATGCAATAAAGGGTCTGCTACACAATTGATTAGAAATGCCTTTATAAATAATGGATTAGTTAATAGATCAGGTAAAGTTATTGCTAAAAATATATAAAGGATTAAAAAAAATGGACAATAATGAAATAGTTTTCTTACTTAATCACAAAGAAAAAATACGTCTTACGTTTCAAGGCTTGTTGCATGAAATTGATTGTTGTGATGATGGATTAATTACATTTATACAAGATTATTATAAAATTATATTAAATGACGGTTCAATTCGTGATGCTATTTATATTTTAGGTATTTTATTACAGAAATCGTTAAATAAAAAATTGCTTTTACCTGAATCTATAAAAGAAGATATTGGTTTTGTATATAATCAGTATAATTATTCTCTTTGGTTAAAAGATGATTTTATAATTACTAATCCTTTTTTAGATAAAAATGTAGAAGAAAATAATGTATGGATAGGAACAATATATCATTTATGGGCTTTTAAGGAATGTGTAACATGGCTATATAATGATAAAAATGGATTAATTATTTTTGAAATTACTCCTCTTTATCCTTTTTTTTATGATACCCCTAAAGAGTTATCTTCTATTTCATATAATGAATGGATTAAAAATTATAAGCCTTATGTTATAAAGGTAATACCAAAAGAAATAGCGCAGCAATGGTTACAGCAGGCAAATGCATTAATAAAACAAATAGATGCAAATATAGTGAGAGATTGACGCAAAGAAGCTATTAATATATAAAATATTTATGGTTATATTAAGGCATCTTAAAAACAACCTTTTTTTAAGTTAAATTACATAGTTATATTCTTCATGAAATTCATATTGATTTATATTATAATTATTCATTATTGCTCATTAGACCGTGTGTATCAGTTATTTTTGTAGCGACTAATCTGTTTGTTAATTTTGATATTATACCGTAGAATACGTGTATGAATAGTTACATCATCGAGAATTGTGAATATTGTTAAAATAGAAATGCAAGCATGGCTAAAATAAAAAAACGACTTGATGTCAAATTACAGGAATTATTACCAGAGTATGATGAGCGCCATATTCAAAGCTGGATCATGCAAGGAAAAGTTTTCGTTGATGATGTACGCTGTACAAAACCAGGAATGCAGGTTGCTGATGATGCAAAAATTTCTCACACTATTCAAGAGCCACAATTTGTAAGCCGTGCTGGTTTAAAATTAGAAAAAGCTCTCGATTATTTTAATATAGATGTAACAGGCTTAATAGTAATGGATGCGGGTATTTCAACCGGTGGATTTACTGACTGTTTATTACAGCGTGGAGCAAAAAAGGTATTTGGTGTTGATGTAGGATATGGCGATGTTCATGATAAAATACGCAAAGATGAGCGCCTAGTTTTATTAGAAAAAACAAATGTGAGAATATTAGAATCTGTTGGTGAATTGGTGGATTTAATTACGCTTGATTTATCATTTATTTCTGTTTTAAAGGTCATGTCAACCGTTGGTAAAATTCTAAAAAACAATGGAAAATTGGTTGTGTTAATCAAACCACAATTTGAAGCTAGCAAACACGAAATTGGTAGTGGTGGTATTGTCAGAGATGATAACATACGTAAAATTATCGTAGATACGGTAGTTAAGGGTATTGTGCATTATAGTTTTGAATGTATTGGTGTAATAGATTCACCGATTGTTGGCACAAAGGGAAATAAAGAATTCTTAGCTTATTTCATACGAAAAAACTAACAATATATTTTAATCGGTATTTTTTTATCGGGTTTTTAAACATTTCCTAAGGTTTGTAATAATTGTTTATTACTGTCAAGTCCATTTTCAATTGTTTGAGCAGGTGAAAATCTTTCTTGTTTATTGTGTATACTATTAAGAATTTCACCTAAATCATTAATTGATAGTAATAATTTTTTTTGTAATTCTTCTTCTTTTGTTACAATAGCTGTTGAACCAATAGGGCCGAGAAAGGCAAGCCCCAGTGAATTTTTTTTATATTTTTCTTCGATCATTGTTAATTCTGATCCTATTTCAGCCATAGTTATGGCGTGCGCATCCATATAAAGAGGATGTTCTTGTAGGATATGCAATTGTCGTTGTGCGGTGTAAACTTGATCAATAAAACTACGATCAAGCTCATGAATAATTGATTGCGAATGCATTTCTATGTATGTAACAGTGCGATCAAAAGCGATTTTTACAAGAAATATCAGTATATAGAGAAAAAAAATATCTCGAATTCTTCTGAAAATTGAGTAATGCATTGCAAAACCTCTGTATTTGAGTGCTATGTCTTGTATTTTTTTTATTATATTTAATATAACATTTTTGAGTAAAATGGTCAAAAATGGACTATTTTGTTTTATTTTTATGGTTTTATATATTTTAATCTATGTTCCAAATAGGAAAGTTGCCATATGATGCGGTGTATGCTGTAACAAATTAGAAAATCATTGCTAATTAGTAAACCCAATGGAAAAGAATTTTCTATACCTATAATTTATGATACAAAAAGTAAAAAAAATAAATCACTCATAAGAGCTATTGGAGAGGTTTTTTATTATGGGTTAATATTTGGCGAGGAGTCTATTGTTGTAACCTTCTTATTATGATGTAAAAGGATGGAAATTATTATTTTTGTTCGTTAGATAGGTCAACAAATTTCTAAAGTGTTGAATATTAAATTTTTAATATATAGCTTAAAATTCATATCAAATAAACTAATTTGACAGACTGCAATTCGTTTGATAAAATTGTAATGCATAATTAAGATCCTAAACTCACATATGAAGGTTTATAAATGTTTAAGTTAAATAGATTCTCGGCAAGCATTATGTTTTTATCAATTAATTTTTCAATTGGTATGATTCAGTCAGAACAAAAAACAAGTGAAGGTAACGTAGAGTTTATAGATAGAGAAAAACTTTCTCAGGATACTATATCAGAATTAAGCTATAATAATACTAAAAAATTGATTTTAGATTATCTTGATACATTACCAAAAGAAAAGATAATCAATTTTATGAAAGATGCTTCTGTGGTCGTTCAATCGACTACGGTAAATGTTGCAGGTAAAATTGAGAATAATTGTTCTCATTCTACTCAACTTATAAGCGCAGGTTTTTTTGGTGCAGGATTATCTAATATCAGATGCTTAAGGATATTATCAAGTAGAAGCTATTTTTTAGGCGGAGCCGTTACCCTTGTTGCAGGTATTTTAAAATTTGAACCACGTTATAATACAACAAAAAAACAGAATATCATACCTAATAGACCTAGTATAAATTTAGATATTCCTCAAAGCCATAATGCGTCTAATATAGAAGTTTAAGATTCCTTTTTATTCCAGACGCTTGACATTGAAAACAGTTGTAAATTTGAAAAGGTATCACGTATTTTTCCTTGTTTATCTTTTCGTTTTATGACTGTTTTGTTGTGATAAGCATTAATTAAATCTGTATATGTTTCTATTCCTTCAAAAACTTTGTTAATAGCTATTTCATGCAATTTGCCATAACCATGTGCATAAGAACGAGCTTCAATTAGTAAATTTTTGGCAATGTCGGACACCACCATAACATGTCCACGAATTAAAATTAGATCTCCCTCAGATAAAGACTGATTAGCATCTAATAATGTAAGACATTTTGGGATTGTTGTTGTATTTTTACAAAAATAGGGAATACCGCATATCTGTGTTGCACGTATAATAACCCCTGAGCAATCAAAACCACTTTTTGGCGAACTAATATCATTTTCATAGGCATATGAGATTATGTCTCCATTGTTTGTTTTTTTTATTATCTCTTTAAATGTTTTACGCGTTGTATGTGCAAAACTTGTTCCTCCCCATGTATAAGGAATACATCCATCTTTTATAGTAGTCCATTGTCTAAGTAAATTAACGTAATCAGCTATGCGATCTTGAATAGATTGTGTTGTATTGATAATTTTACATTTATTACTAGGTATTTTTATTAAAACCTCTTTCATTCCTGTGTAATCAATCGCAAAAGCGTCAATTGTAGTAGTTCGCTTTTCTGTTGCCGTTGATAGTGCGCGGGTAAATCGCGTTCCTACTGAGAATGTTAGTTTTAAGTTAGGATCATAATGAGGTTTTGTTAATGTTATAATATTAGTATGTGTAAATACATTACCATCTTTATCTGAAAAATCTATTGGATCGGGAATATGTGATGTAGGGATGTTGTGTAATATAAGCTTATCATACAAAGTAATTTTTTTTTTAAGGAGCCAGTAGTTAGTTTGAGGTAGTGATGAGGAAGGAGTAAGATAGTATGAATGCATAATACTGACAAGAGCCTCATTTTCAGTTGTTTTTATTACATTAACTGTATCGTTATACAATAATTGATGCAATCGTGGGCATGAGAGAGAGTTCGTTTGTGCACTGCAAAATGTTAATGCATTATAAGCGCTTTCTGGATGTTCATCAGAAAAAATTGTTGTTATCGGTTGTCCGACTAAATCGACAATTGGAACGTTTATAATTGCCTTTTGCCCCGAAAATAAATTTTTATTGCTCATGTATGAACAGGATAAACAAGCCAAAATAATGTAATGGTATATATGTTTCATTTTTTTCCTTTATACGATAACCATAACGTAGCGTATATCATTAAGTACATTTTTTGCCATTATTTATTAACTGTTTTTTTAATTTCATTTAGAAATATTGATAATTAATTTATTCAAATGTTACTCTTGGTGTGTAATTATGTTGAGATGAGTTATAGATAATACAAGGGGCAATAGTGATAAGAATGATAATGGCGTTACTATGCATAGCATTTTCGCTATCATATGGTGGTGACGGCAATCCTATTCATCATTGGACATGGACATACTCTAAATATTTTTCAGAAAGTTTATCTATAGCAAATACTTATAAAAAAATTATATCTTTCACGCAAGAAAATGTGCCACCATTTACACAATTAATTTTTTCATGGAATGCTTTTCGACCAAAAAAAGATTATTTTTCTTTTTACGTGCAAGTTCGTGATGCTATAACAAAAAAATGGGGTTCATGGCATCACATGGTAGATTGGGGGGATAATATGCAACAATCATACTTCAGTAAAAGCGATGGTTTTTCTTCTTATTTTCATGTTCGACTTGAAATAGACGATAAAAAAGTTTCTGATGCTTTTCGTATAAAAGTTGAGTCGCAAAAATCAGTATCATTATCATTAATCCGTAATTTTACCGTAACAATTTCTGATTTTAATAATTTTAAACCAGAAATATACGATAATGTTCTTTTTAAAAATTTACCTTCTATTCATATTTTAAATGTTCCAGAAGTCGCACAATTTGCACTTGATCATGTTGATAAATCTCGTATATGTTCACCTGTATCATGTTCCATGGTTACTAACTATATTACAAAAAAAAGGCTCGATCCGCTTGATTTTGCTGCAGGAGTTTTTGATAAAGGACTTGATATATATGGTAGTTGGGGGTGTAACACAGCACATGCATTTGAGCAGGTTGGCGGAAAAATGTGTTTTTTTGTTAAGCGTATGAATTCATTTCTTGATTTACATGCATATTTATTAAAAGGAATTCCCATTATTGTTAGTGTTCGTGGCAATTTGCCAGGTGCCTTAAAATCATTTCCTCATGGACATTTACTCGTGGTTGTTGGATGGGATCAACGTACACAGGAACTATTATGTCATGATCCTGCAGCGAATAATGATGATATGGTTTTTAAACGCTATCCATTAGTATATTTTTTACGAGCCTGGGAATCTTCTCATCGATTGGCGTATATTGCCGAAGCTGTTAGTAGAGAATAAGTACAATGATAGAGTAATTTTTTTTAACTTAACTATAAATGTATATTTTTTTTGATTTATTTTTATTGTTTACTGGGCTACTAATTATCATTGATTGTTTCCTAATTATTGAACAATTCACTTGTTGACTGTTTTATTTGTGGTGTTACTATTAATCGTTTTCCTTTATTTTTATCGATTAAAAGATCAATGAATAATATATCTTTCATCTATAATAAATTTTTATCAATGCTTAAGCATAACTAATGCCGATTGAATTATTTGCTTTTTTTTAAATTGTGTTTTGTCAGCACATAGATGGTTTTTGATAATTTAGAAATGACTTAACAAAGTTGGCATAATAATGAGAGCCTTCTTTTAGGGTTATTTTGAGATAATCTGGTGATTTTTTATCAAAATTTACGGCAAAAAAACCATAACATTTTGAACCAAAACCTTCAGGGTTTTCTTGGGTTGGCCATTCATAATTATCATGGGCAGCCCATGGTAAATAGCCAGTGACATAATATCCATCGATTATTAATTGTGTAATGGTCGCAATCGCACGTTGGAAGTATCGTGTACGTTTAACGTTATCTTTGGTAGCAATGCCATTCTCAGTGATGATAATAGGTAATGGTTTACCATCTTTATTTTTGCGTTTACCAAGAGGTATAGTGATATTTTCTGCTATCATTTGTACTGCGCGATAAATTCCTTCAGGGTAATTGCGATAATTTGGATTATCCGTGTAGCGTTCTTGATCTTCTTCGATGAGTTTGTTACCAGTAACTTGCTCAAAGCCATTTAAGAATCTATTAGAATAGATATTCACACCAATCCAATCAAATGCTTTATATGCATCTGGATGATAGCGATATACATTAACTCCTTTTGCTTGTTTCATGAATTTAGCATTAGGGGTATACATACAATATTCACCATTGATCAAAAAATTAAAGGTTCCACCTGATTGTATGTATGATGCCATTGCGCAACCTAATGAAGTTTTTAATCTACTTCTCCAATTTTGTTGACTGTTATGATGAGGATCACATAATACGACGTTGATTTGCGTTCCAATTGAAGGTTGTTTTATTAATTGATTTTCCTTTTTTAACGCAATATATATTTTTTGAATTTCTAAAGCAGTATCGACAAGTTCGTAGTACATATTGGCAATTACCGTATGTGTTTTTTGTAAATTGTCTTTTTCGCCTGGTGTTCCTTCACCGGTGAAATACCCTTTAAAGGCGGGACCTTCTGGTGCATTACACATAGATAGAAGACAATTACCAAGTTCAACAGCTAATTCTTTATAAACAGTAGTGCAAAATCGTTTAAATAATATACCATTTTCTTGTAACTCAAATCCTTTCAGGTCTTCAAACCATGTTGGTACATCATAATGATGAAATACCACTATGGGTGTAATATCATGCGCTAGGAGTGTATTAATAACATTGCCATAGAATGTAATTGCTTGCATGTTAAATTCTCCGCAGCGTGGCTCAATTCTATTCCATGCAAGTGAGATGCGAAACGCATTAATATTAAGTTCGTCTTTCATTTGTTTAATAATAGTTTCGTAGCGATTATAAAAATCAATAGCATCTTCAGCTGTTGGTAGTTGTGCTATCTCTTTGCAAAAACGTGCTGCTGCAGAATTTTCATCAAGACCACCTTCAGTTTGAAGAGCTGAACTTGATGCGCCAAAATAATGCTGTTCATTATCGGAAGTTATTGTATTACTTTGTAGTGCTTTATGTAGGTTTATAGCGCTTTGTTCTGGTGTACATGATGTTGAGTTGTATATATTTTTTAATTTTTTTTCAATAGCAATATGGTCGCTTTTTGTGCCACGTGCATGATTATGAAGAGCTTTAGCCATTATTGATGTGAATTGTACTCGCTTTTTCATTGTTATTTGAGTATTTTTTAGTGCCGCAGAACTTTTTTGTAGTATGTTGGGCAGGGCATTAATGTTATGTGTAATTATTAAAGTTGATGTAGCAATGATTATAAGCTGTAATAGCGCCATATGATTCATTTTGTATGTCATTTAAGATCCTTTTTTGACAAAGAGAAGCTATAAATTTCTATCTGTATTATTAGGATACTCGTTATTTAGGCATTTGTCAAAAGGGCTTAGAGCACTATTGTTGTACAAAAAAGTTATATAGTCATGAGCAAGATATAAAAAAATAATATTTGTTAAAGATTTTTCAATTTTCATATAGTTTTTTGCGTATTATTCCCAAACAATCATAAAAACAAGAAAAAAAACCAATGTAGCGCTGCACATTGGTTTTTTTTCTTGTTTGTTATTAATAAAAATAGATATACAATTACAAAAAAAAACTAATTGATTCTAAATTTATCTTAGTAAATATCTATTGTAATCTAAGTTTTGTTCGAGCTGCATTAGCAATAGAAGTCATTATTTTATTTAAAATACCTTCAAGAGTAAAAAGGACATTTGTTGCTTCTCTTTTATTACTAAGTGTCATCTGTCCTTTACGAAGATTAATAATTTCTTTAGTTAAATTATTTCTTAAATTATCAATTCTGTTAATTTGATTCTTAATTTCTTCCAAATTGGAAGATTCACGAATTATTCTTACTATATTTGTAAACAAAGTTTTATTAACTAATTCTATATGTGACAGAGCATTAATTATACTAGAATCCTTTATGCCAATAAGGTTTTTACTATTATCGATTATAAATTCTCGTGCCATTGCAAATGTATCAAACCAATTATTAAACAGTGACGGATTAAATTCAACTTGATTAATCCCATATTCCTTATTCTCAAGACTTCTCGCCGATTGCAATAATCGCGAGTTCACGTCAATTGAAGTTGCTCCATATAATCCAGGCACTACTACTAATAATACAGCAAATAAAACAGATTGTTTTTTCATAAGAAACACCTTTTTTTTGAAAAAATTAATTTATCCCCATTTACTCATTTTTTCGTCAGATTTTTTTTGAACGGCTGCAATCATCCTTTGCAGAAAGCCAGCAATAATAAGAACAATTTCTCGTGCTTCCTCTTTACTCTTACTAAAATTAATTGATTGTAGTTTATTCCTTATAACGCTCATATTTTGAGTCAAAGCATTTTTGATTTGTACCAATTTATTGCTTTCTTCATTAAGCGAACTAAAGGTTGTTGTAGGATTACGAACAATAGATATTACTTTAGTGCATAATGTATTATTTACATCCAAGAGGTAGGTTATAGCTCTGATTATATCAGAATCTTTAATACCGATAAGGTTTTTGCTATTATCAATGACAAATTTTTTTGCTAATGCAAGCGTATCATACCAATTATTAAATAATGAATCATCAAATCCATTTGGATTCGTTCCATATTCGTTAGCTTGAAGTTTATCCATAGCCTGTGATAATCGATTGAATACCTCATGCTTTGTAAATGCATTTAATCCAGTTACTATTGTTAATAACATACCAAACAAAATTAATGGCTTTTTCACGACAAAATTCCTTTTTTTAAAAAATAATGATTAAATTATTGCTATTAAATTTAATAATAGCAATATTAACAATCTAATAGCAATAATTTAATCAATGCAAAAAAAGAGGAATATATTTAATTATTAGGTTTCGCTAACAAATTGACTTTTTATTTAACTGAGCAGAAAACTCTTGCTTTGCAAAGCCGATAATGAATGCGATTCATAATAAGCGAAA
Coding sequences within:
- a CDS encoding polymorphic toxin-type HINT domain-containing protein, with amino-acid sequence MLECTECTISFGGIVTEIHHCNVDRFIKIIVTNDCICSASDQKFYLADKNRWICADELIVSDKLLCGDGNVVCIDMIEIVYQQQEMYALSVEKSHLFYVGHAGIIAHNIEPVSSTTAVVAVLSFICPPAGAAVIVGEIIAFGFVGLGCYCAHKKTSKK
- a CDS encoding TlyA family RNA methyltransferase gives rise to the protein MAKIKKRLDVKLQELLPEYDERHIQSWIMQGKVFVDDVRCTKPGMQVADDAKISHTIQEPQFVSRAGLKLEKALDYFNIDVTGLIVMDAGISTGGFTDCLLQRGAKKVFGVDVGYGDVHDKIRKDERLVLLEKTNVRILESVGELVDLITLDLSFISVLKVMSTVGKILKNNGKLVVLIKPQFEASKHEIGSGGIVRDDNIRKIIVDTVVKGIVHYSFECIGVIDSPIVGTKGNKEFLAYFIRKN
- a CDS encoding C39 family peptidase; this translates as MIMALLCIAFSLSYGGDGNPIHHWTWTYSKYFSESLSIANTYKKIISFTQENVPPFTQLIFSWNAFRPKKDYFSFYVQVRDAITKKWGSWHHMVDWGDNMQQSYFSKSDGFSSYFHVRLEIDDKKVSDAFRIKVESQKSVSLSLIRNFTVTISDFNNFKPEIYDNVLFKNLPSIHILNVPEVAQFALDHVDKSRICSPVSCSMVTNYITKKRLDPLDFAAGVFDKGLDIYGSWGCNTAHAFEQVGGKMCFFVKRMNSFLDLHAYLLKGIPIIVSVRGNLPGALKSFPHGHLLVVVGWDQRTQELLCHDPAANNDDMVFKRYPLVYFLRAWESSHRLAYIAEAVSRE
- a CDS encoding family 1 glycosylhydrolase; this translates as MTYKMNHMALLQLIIIATSTLIITHNINALPNILQKSSAALKNTQITMKKRVQFTSIMAKALHNHARGTKSDHIAIEKKLKNIYNSTSCTPEQSAINLHKALQSNTITSDNEQHYFGASSSALQTEGGLDENSAAARFCKEIAQLPTAEDAIDFYNRYETIIKQMKDELNINAFRISLAWNRIEPRCGEFNMQAITFYGNVINTLLAHDITPIVVFHHYDVPTWFEDLKGFELQENGILFKRFCTTVYKELAVELGNCLLSMCNAPEGPAFKGYFTGEGTPGEKDNLQKTHTVIANMYYELVDTALEIQKIYIALKKENQLIKQPSIGTQINVVLCDPHHNSQQNWRSRLKTSLGCAMASYIQSGGTFNFLINGEYCMYTPNAKFMKQAKGVNVYRYHPDAYKAFDWIGVNIYSNRFLNGFEQVTGNKLIEEDQERYTDNPNYRNYPEGIYRAVQMIAENITIPLGKRKNKDGKPLPIIITENGIATKDNVKRTRYFQRAIATITQLIIDGYYVTGYLPWAAHDNYEWPTQENPEGFGSKCYGFFAVNFDKKSPDYLKITLKEGSHYYANFVKSFLNYQKPSMC